Genomic DNA from Gorilla gorilla gorilla isolate KB3781 chromosome 13, NHGRI_mGorGor1-v2.1_pri, whole genome shotgun sequence:
CCCTCCCATGACGGCGTGCTTTCTTAAGTGGGAGACAAAAGACGGGCGAGTGCAGGACCCTTGGATACACACAGCCCACACTGGGTTGTGAACACAAAGAAGCAGGAGATTGAACCATTTGAGGTGCCAGGAATAGAACCGTGCCCCTGGGCCCTTGCACAGACTCATCTCCGTCAGGGATCCACTAGTCACTTGGGTTGCCAACTCCCAGGTCTGCCTGGTAAAATCTTACAAATCCTTCAAGATGCAACAAAGAAGTGCCACCTCTATCTAACCTCTCCCTTCCCTCTAGGCAGAATTAGTCATGCCACCTTACTGTCCCCCAGGGCACTTAGCACACCAGGGTATCACCACAGTGATCAGACAGCCCAGTTTTCACTGCATTCCTGATTTTAGAAATTTTGGCCTCGACGGATACTCCCTCCCAGAGAAATCCATTGTCAGATCTGATGTGCTGATGTTAGGGACTAGAAATCATGGGCATTGGACGGATCCCAGATGCATTCATGCACCTGCCATCTACCCCAGACTGAGTTTCTGGAGGTCAGGGACCACAATTGTCACCTACTTCCCCAAGTCTAGTGCTGCGACTAGCATGTAGTAGGGGCTCAGCAAATGTTGGCTTTACTACATGACATAATGTTTCATGCTTGATTGTATTGTATCCACAGCATAACACTGTGAGGTTATGAcccttgtccccattttacagaggagaaaattgaggctcagaagagTTAAATAACTATCTCATGAGCGAATAGCTAACCAAGGGGTAGAGCATGGATGCAAACCCAGGTCTTTATTTCTATACCACGTATCTGCCAGCTTAGTTCAAGCCCAGGAatgtcctgaaatgttttgagttaGAAACCAGAGACACTTAGGCCAGAGGAGATCTGTTGAGTAACCATTGAGTCCAGCCTGTCTCCAGTCAGGGTTATAACAACATTCAGCTGAGCCTTTGTTTGGTGCCCAAGGGCACGTTTTACCCTCTCGGTATTCTATCAAGACAAATTAACACACCCTGCCCTCTCTTTCAGAGCTTCTGATTTAAAGCAGACACGTGTACAGATGGAACGCCAGAGCTAAAAAAAGGGACTGTTTATTTCAGTCTCCTTGTTTTAAGATGAAAAGACCTAGATCAAAGGAGGCTTGTAGTTTACCGTGGACCCAGCATTGTGCTAAACATGTTTTTTGCAGTATTTCGTTTCCTAAAGTGACAGGCACTATTTTAATCTATCCTCaattaacagatgaggaaaccgagccTCAGGGGGACAAAGTGACTTGCCTAATGTCCCAGAGCTAATCAGTGGTGGAAACCGGATTTAAATCCAAGCCAGCCTGCTCCAAAGCGCCTGCTCTCAATCCTGCACCCAGGCCAGGTCTTTCCTTTGAGGTGCTCCAGTGGATGCTCACTTTGCATTTAGCTCACCTCACCCACCCCATCTGAAAACAATGCTGCCCTTGtcctctgcactggccaccctcCTGCACTCAGGTTCAGCCCCTCTTTGGAATTAGCAAGAAGCTGCTATTCCCAGTACTggtggttatttttaaaagtgtgaaatAAGTGTAAAGCAGGATATTTTCAGTAAAAATCTCTCCCTGCTTATACAATGAAATGGTACCGAAAGCACTGACTTGGAGTAGATACATGGTTCGTTTATGCAGAGATGAATATAGTTCTCATATGGCAGCCCACTGGGAAGGCTCAGGTGTTCTGGATGAACAAGGGGCTGAGCTTCGGGGGACTGGATGTGTGCTGACATTCTGACAGGGGAGCCTCTGGCCTGCTTCTTCCAGAAATGATGATTCCTAGAGTCCTAGAGCATAGAGAAGTCAGCCAGAGATTTAAAGTGAAAAGACCTGAATGCAAATCTAGCCTGAACATCCTAAGCCTGTTAGCAAGTTATTCATCCTGTCCGCAAGGAGCTCCAGGAGTTAATTATGTAACATACATGGTAATGTCCAGTGCCAGTATCTTGGTTAAGCTTTAAAACctgccagcaatcccattcctccCCCATAACGGTATTCTGAGAATTGCTATATTTTAAGATGAAACGTGTATGTAAGAGCATATGGAAGCATCATTGAAAATTCTAGACAGCAGCAGACTCTAGGAAGTGTGTGGGCTTTAGGAAGGACTCCTTCCCATGCCCAGCCCCTACAATGTGTTTATCATATTCTTAACGTGGgtaatactttcttttcttttggcccATTGTTTATTTGGTGAGCATTTACAGAAGGCCaaccctgtgccaggcacagtgcatGAGCTGCAGGAGATACATTCTCTTCTATCTGCCAACACACGGGATCTCATGCAGAGCCTAGAAAACTACAGGCCCTGGGTTCTTTCCTGTCAGAAACCAGAGAGTGTTTGCCCTCTTCTGAAACTCCATTTTTTGGTAATACCTTTGAGGATCCATCTAAGGAATGTGGTtcacccccacccctcaccccgcTGGCTCCAGCAGCTCAGCCCAAGGGATTGCTGGGGGATTGTGCATGTCTTTGGCCTGGCTTCAACTGGCCATGGCTTTTCCCCATTTGTGGACACAGCCAAGGGAAGCCTGGTGCCTGGCTCTGAGACCCACATGGAACACGATCCCAGAAGCACTTACCCGACGGCTTGTCGGTGGAAGACGGGAGGCTGGTGAGAGTGGGCATAGTGGGCAGAGGGGGTGGCAGCACCTTCAGGTTCTGGTCACTCTGGATCTCGTTGGTAGAGATCTGGTTGATGATGCGGTTGTAGGTGGGTGGTTGGTAGACCCGGGGCGGGGCAGCGGGGGGTGGCTGGGGGACGGGCCTGGCCGAGGGCACCCTCTGGCAGTGCTCCTCAAGCTGCGCGATGATCTCTGATTGGTTGTGGGCCAGTGTGGCCAGGTGCTGGTACTTGTGCTCCAGGTCCTTGTACTTGCTGGCCAGCTGCAGCATGTCGGCTGTCTGGTTCAGGATCCTGTTCTCCAGCTGGGAGAGCTCCAACGCGTTGTCCCGCTTGCGGATGATCTCGTGCAGGAGCTGCATGTAGAGCTGCGTGACCCGCGAGTTCATGTTGCGGCTCTCCTTGCGCAGCAGCTTCACCTCGCTCACAATGCCGCCATCCACCTCCACCAGCTGCTGCAGCGTCTCGATCTGCCGCTTCTGCTTGAGCAGCTCATTGTTGAGCAGCTCTAGCTCCTGCTTATGCACTCGGTTCTCCAGAATTACCTCAGGCTCCTTGGAGTTGACGCAGATGGCACCCGTGACCCGCTGCTGGGGCACAATGAAGGTGTAGGTGCACTTGTCCTGGGACTCGCCCGCCCGCTTGTACCTGTTTAGGTAAATGAACTCTCTTGGCGAGCCCTCCTCAGTGCCCTCAAAACCATCCTCCTGGCCTGCAGCAGCTCCCATGGCAGCCAGCAGTCCGAGCCACCAGCATGTCACGCACAGTGGCCTCATGGTCCTTGCAAAATGGTGGTTATTCTTTGTGAATAGAATCTATGAAAGCCTGAAAGTAAACAGAGGGGAGAATCAGTGATGGTCCCACCACTGTCAGTGCCCTGTGCCATCAGTGATCCCAGCCTTCTCGCCAGGCAGGCAGAGCTTTCCAAAAACTCTGCTTCAGGATGCTGGGTTATATTCTCTTGGAGTCAGAGAACAGGCAGCCATTTTGGAAGCAAGAGGAGACAGGCAAGCCCCAACAGAGgtagaagggaagagggagggtcTCAGGGCATCTGAAGGCAGGAGGCCATGGCCCTGCTACTCCCAGAGCCAGCTCCAATGCCCGCAGCCCCCttgctgaactcctgggctagagCCTGAGAATCATATCCAGGTAGCGTCAGGCTGGagaggggaggcagagggagggttTTCTGGTCTCCCTCTTCTGCTACCTTTGGCTCCTCAGACTGTTGAGTCTCCCTATTCTATACTTTCACACCCCCTGAACTTTCCCCTTGTAATACCCATCACCGTTGTGCTGAATAGCAGTTCTGTTTGATCTTCTCTGTTGGATTCTAACTCCATGAGGGCATGTCCTCTGTCTGATTCAACCCTGTATTCCCAGGATATTGCACTTTGGGCAAATATTTGATAAACGAATGAATCGTTAGACATGTTATGGAATACATTCAGGGTTTAGTGGACAATATCAGTGAAGGATGTGTCCAGTTACGTGGCTCTGGTCACTGTGTTAGCTAAGCTACAGAGCCAAAACAGGAACAAACAACTGAGCTCTTCTGAATCCAAATATTTGCAATAGCCAGTGACAGCACAGTCCTGACCACTGCAACATGATTAAGTTAGAAGGGAGCAGAACGCAGAATGTGTCTCCAGATTTGCTTCACTTCTATTCTTGGACCATTCATCCTTTCACCAGATGTTCATTGAACACCTGTGATTTGCTGGACAGCATGCTAGTGGCTAGGGATACAGCTACCAACAGGATGGagccagcccctgccctcatggggcttTCACATCATTATGCCATTCCCAAATGCCGGAAAGCACAACTGTCACATGCTGTAAAGGGGTATTACAGGGAATTGACCTAATCAGAGGGTCAGGAATGCTTCCCTGAGAAAGTGCCCTTTACACTGACCCTTGAGGAAGGAGTAGGAGTTAAATGGGCCAAGAGGGAGGGGAGGACATGTGCTAGATCCCTTCTCTTGCCCACTCGAGGGCCTTGCTCCAGCAGTCCTCACCGTCTCCCCAACATCAGGATGCTTTTCCTATAATCATACGGTTTTTTCTCTCAACTTAAAACCCTCTCTTGACCTCACATCCCCTCTGCAGCTCTTGTTGCATTTCTCTGCTCCCCTTTTTAGCAAAGCCTCCAAAGAGATGCCTGCACTCACCATTTCCAGAAAGTTCCTCTCTTCCTGGTCTCTCTTGAGCCCACCCTCATCAGGCTTTGCCCCCTCCCCTTCATTCTAGGTTGCCCTAGACAGGATCCCCTGTCTGTTTGCCAGATGGAAGGGCTGGTTCTTGATCCTCATTAATATTTTCCCTCTCACACTATGGGATACAGTTGGGCTCCCTTCTTGACCTTCCTTTCCAGAGCGCCACCCTGCCTCCTGTCTTGCCGGCTGTTCCTCCTCAGAGCCTGTGCTGGTTCATCCTCATATTCCTGTCCTTTCTCTACTGTTGCGGGGACCCAAAACTCAGTCCTCAGAATTTTCTTTACCTTAGTCATCTCATCCAGAGGTCACGTTGGTGATCACCCTCAAGTACTGATTACATCTGCATTTATTTCTGGAACTCTCCCCAGGACTCTAGACTCATACATACAGCTGCTTTTTTGACATTTCCACTTGACTATCTGCTGGGTATCTCAACTCATCCAGAAATGAACTCGTTTTTCCCTGTATCTCCAACCCAACCTGTTCATCCCAGTTTTTCCTGTGTTCATAAATGTCCACTCTAGTTGCTCAGGCCGAAAGTCTTGAAGTCATCCTAGacgcctttctttctttcatacccCACATCTAATTCACCGCCAAATTACGAtgccagaaatattctcagagtCCTGtgtctccccacctccctgccacCACCCTGTTGCAACCCACCTGCACCATTTACCTGGACTATTGGAGTAATTTCCTAACTAgcctccctgccccagccttgcCCATCCTACCTTCTGTCCTCAACTTCACAGCCAGAGTggtcctttttaaaaagtcaaacggGGTCACTCTTCTATTCACAACCCCCCAGTGGCTCACCATCTTGGAGGAAAAGCTAGTGGGTCTCCAAGGCACTCTATGATCTGGCCCCCACTTCCTCCCTGGTCTCATCTCTGACCCCTCTCCCCTACGATCATCTCCTCCAACCACCTGGTTGACCTTTTGGTTGTCCCTCAAGTGTTCTAAGCACAGTTAGGACTCAGGGCCTTTATACTTGCTGGTCCCTGCCCCCTTCTTCGTTGTTTGTTCCCTCACCTCTTTCAGTCTTTGCTGAAATACCACCTTCTCAGTTAGACCCTCCCTGCTGATTTAAGATTGTGACCTCACCACCTTCCCCCTCCAGTGTCCTTATCACCATAAGATACACGCTGTCTCCTCCCCATTCCCTTGAATGCAAGCTGCATGATGGTAGGGAGGTGTTTGTGTTGGTCACCGCTCCATGTGCAGTGCCTACCACGTGGCCTGAAATAcataggagctcaataaatatttgttgatggaATGACAAGACACACCTGCCAACATCTGCTGAGCAGCTGGGAGTGCTGGAAAGAGGGATAGATTGGGGCAGGGATCCCATGGACAAGTGACTGCCTGAGGAGGTCAGAGCTGCGCAGAGGAGGACCTACGTGTGTATTTATTAATAACGTCCATTGACCAAGGTCCGCTATATACCTGACCCTGGACTAAACATTTTGCAAGTGTTTTCCAGTTTCCCGTATTCTCATAATCTCCTTTTAAGGTAGATACTG
This window encodes:
- the ANGPTL2 gene encoding angiopoietin-related protein 2 translates to MRPLCVTCWWLGLLAAMGAAAGQEDGFEGTEEGSPREFIYLNRYKRAGESQDKCTYTFIVPQQRVTGAICVNSKEPEVILENRVHKQELELLNNELLKQKRQIETLQQLVEVDGGIVSEVKLLRKESRNMNSRVTQLYMQLLHEIIRKRDNALELSQLENRILNQTADMLQLASKYKDLEHKYQHLATLAHNQSEIIAQLEEHCQRVPSARPVPQPPPAAPPRVYQPPTYNRIINQISTNEIQSDQNLKVLPPPLPTMPTLTSLPSSTDKPSGPWRDCLQALEDGHDTSSIYLVKPENTNRLMQVWCDQRHDPGGWTVIQRRLDGSVNFFRNWETYKQGFGNIDGEYWLGLENIYWLTNQGNYKLLVTMEDWSGRKVFAEYASFRLEPESEYYKLRLGRYHGNAGDSFTWHNGKQFTTLDRDHDVYTGNCAHYQKGGWWYNACAHSNLNGVWYRGGHYRSRYQDGVYWAEFRGGSYSLKKVVMMIRPNPNTFH